The following coding sequences are from one Clostridioides difficile ATCC 9689 = DSM 1296 window:
- a CDS encoding radical SAM protein has protein sequence MDRYSEITNKNQREIVLLKGFPCIWGKCSFCDYIDDNSNLEEEMNKLNLKVLKNVTGKYGVLEVINSGSCFELPKDTLEKIKCIIKEKNIKKLFLESHWSYKNRLKEMREYFEIPVVFKIGVETFDNDFRNNILNKNANFKTPQDVKEYFDSPCIMVGIKGQTKEMIDKDIEIILNTFEKATVNVFINNSSSIKRDEELVKWFVSKYKFLDENPNIEVLYNNTDFGVGD, from the coding sequence ATGGATAGATATAGTGAGATAACAAATAAAAATCAAAGAGAAATTGTTCTGCTTAAAGGATTTCCTTGTATATGGGGAAAGTGTTCTTTTTGTGATTATATAGATGATAATTCTAATTTAGAAGAAGAGATGAATAAATTAAATCTAAAGGTTTTAAAAAACGTAACTGGGAAATATGGAGTTCTTGAAGTCATAAATTCTGGAAGCTGTTTTGAATTACCTAAGGATACTTTAGAAAAAATAAAGTGTATTATAAAAGAGAAAAATATAAAAAAATTATTTTTAGAAAGTCATTGGTCTTACAAAAATAGGCTTAAGGAAATGAGAGAGTATTTTGAAATTCCTGTGGTATTTAAAATTGGAGTTGAAACCTTTGACAATGATTTTAGAAATAATATTTTAAATAAAAATGCAAATTTTAAGACTCCACAAGATGTAAAAGAATATTTTGATTCACCTTGTATTATGGTTGGAATAAAAGGACAAACAAAAGAGATGATAGATAAAGATATAGAGATTATCCTAAATACTTTTGAAAAAGCGACAGTGAATGTTTTTATAAATAATTCTTCTAGTATAAAAAGAGATGAAGAGTTAGTGAAATGGTTTGTTAGTAAGTATAAATTCTTGGATGAAAATCCAAATATAGAAGTTTTATACAATAATACAGACTTTGGTGTAGGAGATTAG
- a CDS encoding DNA alkylation repair protein → MMFDRGKWNKLDYNELLEYMMSIQDIKYRDFNKKLIPGTENIIGIRVPNLRKLSKEISQGNWKKFLEVAEDTYYEEVRLQGMVIGNINSNFEETLYYVKRFIPKIDNWSVCDGFCSDLKSMKKYKENMYDILKKYVYSKNPWEIRFALVMFLIYYVDDKHIKEIFEYCNNIQSEEYYVKMGMAWLLSICFIKCEEETFLYIKNNNLDDFTYNKMLQKIIESNRVDLEKKNIIRSMKRKTRRC, encoded by the coding sequence ATGATGTTTGATAGGGGAAAATGGAATAAATTGGATTATAATGAACTTTTAGAATATATGATGTCTATACAAGATATAAAATATAGAGATTTTAATAAAAAGCTTATACCTGGAACAGAAAATATAATAGGTATTAGAGTTCCTAATTTAAGAAAGTTATCAAAAGAAATAAGCCAAGGAAATTGGAAGAAATTTTTAGAAGTAGCAGAGGATACATACTATGAAGAAGTTAGGCTACAAGGTATGGTAATTGGCAATATAAATAGTAATTTTGAAGAAACTTTATACTATGTAAAAAGATTTATACCTAAAATCGATAATTGGTCAGTTTGCGATGGATTTTGTTCTGATTTAAAGTCTATGAAAAAATATAAAGAAAATATGTATGATATACTTAAAAAATATGTTTATTCAAAGAATCCATGGGAAATTAGATTTGCATTAGTTATGTTTTTAATATATTATGTTGATGATAAACATATTAAAGAAATATTTGAATACTGTAATAATATACAAAGTGAAGAATATTATGTTAAAATGGGTATGGCATGGTTGCTATCAATTTGTTTTATTAAATGTGAAGAGGAAACTTTTCTCTATATAAAAAATAATAATTTAGATGATTTCACTTATAATAAAATGCTACAAAAAATAATTGAATCAAATAGAGTAGATTTAGAAAAGAAGAATATAATAAGAAGTATGAAAAGAAAGACAAGAAGATGTTGA
- a CDS encoding DNA-binding protein, with the protein MNNNEDRIDKFLELQSKGFKFAEIAQNLKISQSTLRTFLNKKGYKSEKGKYILKDELNYNKSLDNRNLEEEKAKEYEKSKKNTISNRKKVSTKKKISNEKALSKSVEQIEFNDTGLKNAKPKQNIKPKKDRKINITQEDLDKLCEVYDWYLEVKDYNIKPKKVSNKKDVHIDDEHIDELKTTRIRIDKEIWNDFERLCSNSNFEKHQILTQALKEFMKKYKNLL; encoded by the coding sequence ATGAATAACAATGAAGACAGAATTGACAAATTTTTAGAACTTCAAAGCAAAGGATTTAAATTTGCAGAGATAGCTCAAAATCTAAAGATTAGTCAAAGTACTTTAAGAACTTTTTTAAATAAAAAAGGATATAAGTCAGAAAAAGGTAAATACATATTAAAAGACGAATTAAATTATAATAAAAGTTTGGATAATAGAAACTTGGAAGAAGAGAAAGCTAAGGAGTATGAAAAAAGTAAAAAGAATACTATAAGTAATAGAAAAAAAGTAAGCACCAAAAAAAAGATTTCTAATGAAAAGGCTTTAAGTAAAAGTGTTGAACAAATTGAGTTTAATGATACAGGCTTAAAAAATGCAAAGCCAAAACAAAATATTAAGCCTAAGAAAGATAGAAAAATAAATATAACTCAAGAAGATTTAGATAAGCTTTGTGAAGTATATGATTGGTATTTAGAAGTAAAAGATTACAATATAAAGCCTAAAAAAGTATCTAATAAAAAAGATGTACATATAGATGATGAACACATAGATGAATTAAAAACAACAAGAATACGTATAGATAAAGAAATATGGAATGATTTTGAAAGATTATGTAGTAATTCGAATTTTGAAAAACATCAAATACTTACACAGGCATTGAAAGAATTTATGAAAAAGTATAAAAATCTACTATAA
- a CDS encoding response regulator transcription factor: MKVLIVEDNKILLESVVEELSKHFETEKCEDGEEALYLVNQNIYDLVILDLMLPNINGFDILKKMRVNNIDTPVLILTAKETLDDKVEAFTIGANDYLTKPFYMEELVARVYAILRTNGKIKERNGLEFKSLYLDTLEKRVYIEKEEIKLQNKQFNLLEYFVLNKGSILLKEQIYDRIWGIDSDATIEIVEVYVSNLRKKLSKYGYDKYIKTKRKVGYIFDDK, translated from the coding sequence ATGAAGGTTTTAATAGTTGAAGATAATAAGATACTTTTAGAAAGTGTAGTAGAAGAACTTAGCAAGCATTTTGAAACTGAAAAGTGTGAAGATGGAGAAGAAGCTTTATACTTAGTAAATCAAAATATATATGATTTAGTCATTTTAGACTTAATGCTTCCTAATATAAATGGATTTGATATCCTAAAGAAAATGAGAGTTAATAATATAGATACACCTGTACTTATATTGACAGCAAAAGAAACATTAGATGACAAAGTAGAAGCATTTACTATAGGAGCTAATGATTATTTGACAAAACCTTTTTATATGGAAGAGTTAGTAGCTAGGGTATACGCTATATTAAGGACTAATGGAAAAATAAAAGAAAGAAACGGATTAGAATTTAAATCTTTATATTTAGATACACTAGAAAAAAGAGTGTATATTGAAAAAGAAGAAATAAAACTTCAAAACAAACAGTTTAACTTGCTTGAGTATTTTGTATTAAATAAAGGTTCAATTTTATTAAAAGAGCAGATTTATGATAGAATATGGGGAATTGATTCAGATGCGACTATTGAAATAGTGGAAGTATATGTAAGTAATCTAAGAAAAAAACTAAGTAAATATGGATATGATAAATATATTAAAACTAAACGTAAGGTAGGATATATATTCGATGATAAATAA
- a CDS encoding sensor histidine kinase → MINKNVFTSTKNHLIKMYIIVVGSFLIIFSIFIYSYFRGLTYSGIDSEINDELEYIVSQFKRTSFLNPIRLKDPKDMVYVYEDGRISYYTQNEYFDELLPDRRLDKKNSFFKYTENGYTFRELNVDVGRYQIQIIRNIDSEMNSLRQLTSVLIIGILISVIITYFVAVYLTRKALIPIETAWKNQAKFIQDASHELRTPITIVSSKLESMLKSPESTVNDEVETIATAMKETRRLKKMITDLLSLTKEDSIVKVNLEEIDLEKLLEEISEDYIDIAEFQEKRFVFNSKLKNKVIITDKNKLRQLILIFIDNAFKYTKLGDEIALELKEDIEDEVTLLISDTGIGIKKEEIPLIFDRFFRSENVRNKDLEGSGIGLSIARMISLNLSIDINVTSDVDIGTTFELSIPKKLK, encoded by the coding sequence ATGATAAATAAGAATGTATTTACCAGTACTAAAAATCATTTAATAAAAATGTATATTATTGTAGTAGGTAGTTTTTTAATAATCTTTTCTATATTTATATACTCATATTTTAGGGGACTTACATATAGTGGAATTGATAGTGAGATAAATGATGAACTTGAATATATAGTCTCTCAATTTAAAAGAACTTCATTTTTGAACCCAATAAGACTGAAAGATCCTAAAGATATGGTGTATGTATATGAAGATGGAAGGATAAGTTACTATACTCAAAATGAATATTTTGATGAGTTACTTCCAGATAGAAGACTAGATAAAAAAAATTCGTTTTTTAAATACACAGAAAATGGATATACTTTTAGAGAATTAAATGTAGATGTAGGTAGATACCAAATACAGATAATTAGAAATATAGATTCTGAGATGAATTCTTTAAGACAGCTTACATCTGTTCTTATAATTGGAATATTAATTTCTGTAATAATTACTTACTTTGTGGCTGTATATCTCACTAGAAAAGCTTTAATTCCAATAGAAACAGCATGGAAAAATCAAGCTAAGTTTATACAAGATGCTTCTCATGAATTAAGAACACCAATAACAATAGTTTCATCAAAATTAGAAAGTATGTTAAAATCCCCAGAAAGTACAGTAAATGATGAAGTTGAAACAATAGCTACTGCAATGAAGGAAACTAGAAGACTTAAAAAAATGATAACTGATTTATTGTCTCTTACTAAAGAGGACTCTATTGTTAAAGTTAATTTAGAAGAAATAGATTTAGAAAAGTTATTGGAAGAAATATCAGAAGACTATATTGACATTGCTGAGTTTCAGGAAAAAAGATTCGTGTTTAATTCTAAACTGAAGAATAAAGTTATAATAACAGATAAAAATAAATTAAGACAACTTATATTAATTTTCATTGATAATGCCTTTAAGTATACAAAATTGGGTGATGAGATAGCATTAGAATTGAAAGAAGATATAGAGGATGAGGTAACTTTACTTATAAGTGATACTGGTATAGGCATAAAAAAAGAAGAGATACCTCTTATATTTGATAGATTTTTTAGAAGTGAAAATGTAAGAAATAAAGATTTAGAAGGTTCTGGAATAGGACTTTCAATAGCTCGCATGATTAGTTTAAACTTATCTATTGATATAAATGTAACTTCTGATGTAGATATTGGAACTACATTTGAATTGTCAATACCAAAAAAGTTAAAATAA
- the trxA gene encoding thioredoxin: MAKVINTSEFRSSVEGSKGVVVVDFFATWCGPCNMLGPVFAELGEEMKDKARFVKVDIDESLEIAQQFNVSTVPTMIIFKDGKPVETLIGFMPKNKIEMQVKSYL; this comes from the coding sequence ATGGCAAAAGTTATAAATACATCTGAATTTAGAAGTAGTGTTGAAGGTAGTAAGGGAGTAGTTGTAGTTGATTTCTTTGCAACTTGGTGTGGACCTTGTAACATGTTGGGACCTGTATTTGCAGAATTAGGTGAAGAGATGAAGGATAAAGCTAGATTTGTAAAAGTTGATATAGATGAGAGCTTAGAAATAGCTCAACAATTCAATGTATCTACAGTACCAACTATGATTATATTTAAAGATGGAAAACCAGTAGAAACTTTAATTGGATTCATGCCAAAGAACAAAATTGAAATGCAAGTAAAATCATATTTATAA